AGACGCGACTCGTACAGCGCCTCGTTGGGGAAGGCCATGATCTCGGTATTCATGCGGTACTGCATGCTAAGCAGCGCTTTGCACCCATCGCCATACATTTCGAGCAGCCGGTCAAAGAGAGTCGTTTCAAGACTCGCCGGAGGACGCAGCGCCATCTCTTTTTCTTTCTCCGAGACCTTTTCTTGCACAGGCGCAGTCGCCTTGACAGTCGGAGGGAGCTGCAAGTGGTCGCCCGCGAGGAATAGGCGTCCGTGCTCGGTAAGTTTGAGAATCGCGGTCCAGCacgtcgcctcgagcgcctgacACGCCTCGTCAATCACGACATAGTCGAATTGCGTACTTTGCAGTTGCCGGCTGCCTGCACCATGGCACGTCGACATGACAATCCGTGCACGGTGCAGGACCGTGCCGGTCaaggcacgctcgcgcttccGGTActctttgcgcagctcacGCACTTGCTCCCACAttttgcggcgctcggcgcctttTGGGCGGGGTGCAGTACGTGCGCTCTTGTTGCCTGCACGCGGTGCACCTCTCTGAGGCGAGAGCGTCGACATGAGATCGTCGATCTCTTGCGCaacctcgcgcacgagctggcCTTCGGACGACAGCGTGGTCTGTGCGTCTAAAGTAGCGCCACTGAGGCTCGCCAAGACGCGCGCGGGGTGACCTATACGGGTGACACGCGCGTCAGCAGCTTGTAGTGCCTCTTTGTAGCCAGGTGTGGTAAGGACGCGCTCCAGGAGATTGTCGACGGCCAAGTTGCTTGCGCCACAGACCAGGATGCGTGCATTGGGGTGCTTTTTGGCAAGCTGGACAACCAGCTCGGCAATGACGGTCGTCTTGCCTGTACCAGGCGGCCCATGAATGAGTGTCACTTGGTTGGTACGCTGTGCAAACTCGAGTGCAGCACGCTGGGTCTCGTTAAAGCGTGGGTTCAGCGGCGTCCAGTCGACGTTCTCTTGCGACCACGTCGGGGGGGCGAGGCCCAGGACGGTGCGGACTACTGGCGGCGCACTTTCCAAGCTTCCCTGGCCATTCTCAAAGCCGAGCATCTTGGCGAGGGACGTGAGCGTTTGCTCCATGCGATCGTACGTCACTTCGTTGACCAACTTTACGACACGGACCACCGGCGGAAGAGCGACGTCAGTGCCCGCATCGTCGCCTTGCTCTTTCCCGCCACCTTGTTTGTCGTCCAGTGCAACGGTAATTTGGTTCTCGTTCACACGAAACACTACGCCGCGATCGCCTTGGACCTCCTTGCTCTTGCCTTTTTTCGCCTCCGCGTTGTCCTCGATCACGACAACGTCACCAGGGCGCAGCGTGTGTGGTGGAAACTGCGTCTGGGTATGCAGCGCTGCCGATCGCTCCagatcgacgagcagcttggCTCCTTGGCCtacgcgcacggcgctggccTGCAAGCCTAGCAGCGCAAGTCCATTCCTCTCCAGCAGTCGTGGTGCACATTTGGACAGGAGAAGAGCActctgctcgcgctcctcttcTCTCTCCTTCTCCAAAAGTTTTTTCTGCCGCGCCAGCCACGCCTGCACCTGGGCAGCGTccggcgccttgggcgtGCGCACAGACGTCTGCATCGAAGCCGTAGCCAAGCCTTGGCCAGGGTCAGCTGCAAGTGCCACGTGGTGATCGCATCTCGCATGGGCCCGGTGGAGCGACGGGGCCGGGGATTGGAGCCCCCCGGATTGCTCCGCGGCCGAGCCACGAGGCACTCCGCGAACCCACTGCTTCTCCCTTACCCCTACCAACATGCGTGCTTCTCTTGTGAACCAGCTGCGTGTGCTTGTGCCGATCAAGCGCACGATTGACTATGGTGCGTATTTACACAGTATACAACATACTGACCGCAGCTGTCAAGATCCGTGTCGCCTCGGACGGCAAGGGTGTGGACACCAACGTGCAGCACTCGATGAACCCCTTCGACGAGATTGCTGTCGAAGAGGCTGTGCGTCTGCGTGAGCGCCACAAGGGTGTTGTCAACAAGATCGTACGTTGATCAAACTGACCCAGACTGTCGTGACTGCCGGCCCCACCAAGTCGCAGGATGTACTGCGCACTGCCCTGGCGATGGGTGCTGATGATGCGATCCATGTGGATATCCCCGATAAGTCGCTCCCTGGTCCTCTTGAGCCGCTGGGCGTCTCCAAGATCCTTAAAACGATCGtcgacaaggccgagggcgaTGACGAGGTCGGCCTCGTGATCCTCGGTAAGCAGGcgatcgacgacgatgcCTCGCAGACCGGCCAGATGCTTGCTGGGCTGCTCAACTGGCCCCAGGCTACGTTCGCCTCGAAGGTAGAGCTCGAAGGCAAGGGCGAGAAGGGCGACAAGGTCAAGGTCACCCGTGAGGTTGACGGCGGTCTCGCTGTGGTCGAGAGCCAGATCCCCATGGTCGTGACCACCGACCTGCGTCTCAACGGTATGTCTTGATGATGATGTATTGCTAACACAACAGAGCCTCGCTACGCTTCGCTGCCCAACATCATGAAGGCCAAGAAGAAGCCCATGCAGAAGCTCAAGGTCTCggacctcggcctcgagaaGGACATCCAGCCCAGGAGCGAGATCCTCAAGGTCGCTGACCCGCCCAAGCGCGAGGGTGGTGCCAAGGTATGTCTTTTTTATGCAGCGTGCGCTAACACCAGGTCGAgaacgtcgacgagctcatTGCCAAGCTCAAGGAGGCTGGCCGCATCTAAGGATTGCTATGTAGTATGTCCTATATGCATCTATAGCACAGTACAGTCTGTGCAACCTGCACTTGCGCTAGGACGCGACGACGAACAGGTCCTAGAAGGCTTTTGCGCGACGTTGACCCGCTTCGGTACATCGGGCATAACGGACGTATCGGGCTCCCGCCCGCTTGGGCCACCTCATGCAGGACGGGCCACTGGCAATATCGGGCCTAGAAAAACGAAGGAAGGGTGCTGTATCTTCACCACCATGGCCAAGTCACCTCTCTCTGTGCCAACCCCGACGCCACTCACGCCCGAGTTCACCCTGACGAACTATGCGCAGTTTTTCGCTGCGGGTGGTCTGTGTGCCACGCTTACGCACGGTGCCCTGACGCCTGTGGACGTGGTCAAGACGCGTCTGCAGCTGGAGCCGGCCGGCAGCAAGGAGAACATGATGAGCATGGCTCGCAACATCGTGTCCAAGGAGGGCCCGAGTGGTCTCCTGACCGGTTTCGGCCCGACGGCCGTGGGCTACCTGATCCAGGGTGGCACCAAGTTCATGGGCTATGGTACGTACGAAACGGCTCACGACAGAATTCTTCAAGAAGCATGCTATTGATGCGCTGGGAAGCTACGAGGCGGCCAAGGAGTACCGCCAGCTGGTCTACATGGGCTCTGCCAGTGCCGCCGAGGTGATTGCCACGACGCTGCTGACCCCTCTGGAGGCTGCGCGCATCCGCCTTGTGTCGGAGCGCGGCTACGCGCGTGGCCTGATTGGTGCCATTACGCGTATGTGGTCCGAGGAGGGCCTGCGTGGCTTCTACGCGGGCTACGTCCCGATCCTCTTCAAGCAGGTGCCCTTCTCTATCGGCCAGTTCTACACGAACGAAATGTGCCACAACTACGTCAACGCGCACGTCGCAAAGGAGACGATCAAGAGCTGGGGCAAGCCCGGCGAGGTTGCGGTCCAGCTGGGTTGCGGTATTGtcgccggtgccgctgctgctgtCCTCTCGCACCCCGCCGACACGCTCCTTTCCAAGGTCAACAAGGGCGGCGGAGGCTCGGGCTCCGTTATGTCCAAGCTCATCACGCTCGCGGGCCAGACTGGATTTACCGGCCTCTGGGCAGGTCTCGGAACCAGGGTTGCGATGACTGCTGCGCTGGTCAGCGGCCAGTTCCTCATCTACGCGCAGACCAAGCAGGCCTTTGGCGCGCCGAAGGGTATCGAGATCTCTTA
This is a stretch of genomic DNA from Malassezia japonica chromosome 3, complete sequence. It encodes these proteins:
- the CIR1 gene encoding Putative electron transfer flavoprotein subunit (BUSCO:EOG09263WWI; EggNog:ENOG503NVB4; COG:C) gives rise to the protein MRASLVNQLRVLVPIKRTIDYAVKIRVASDGKGVDTNVQHSMNPFDEIAVEEAVRLRERHKGVVNKITVVTAGPTKSQDVLRTALAMGADDAIHVDIPDKSLPGPLEPLGVSKILKTIVDKAEGDDEVGLVILGKQAIDDDASQTGQMLAGLLNWPQATFASKVELEGKGEKGDKVKVTREVDGGLAVVESQIPMVVTTDLRLNEPRYASLPNIMKAKKKPMQKLKVSDLGLEKDIQPRSEILKVADPPKREGGAKVENVDELIAKLKEAGRI
- a CDS encoding DNA helicase (EggNog:ENOG503NXAX; COG:L; BUSCO:EOG092617S2), with the protein product MQTSVRTPKAPDAAQVQAWLARQKKLLEKEREEEREQSALLLSKCAPRLLERNGLALLGLQASAVRVGQGAKLLVDLERSAALHTQTQFPPHTLRPGDVVVIEDNAEAKKGKSKEVQGDRGVVFRVNENQITVALDDKQGGGKEQGDDAGTDVALPPVVRVVKLVNEVTYDRMEQTLTSLAKMLGFENGQGSLESAPPVVRTVLGLAPPTWSQENVDWTPLNPRFNETQRAALEFAQRTNQVTLIHGPPGTGKTTVIAELVVQLAKKHPNARILVCGASNLAVDNLLERVLTTPGYKEALQAADARVTRIGHPARVLASLSGATLDAQTTLSSEGQLVREVAQEIDDLMSTLSPQRGAPRAGNKSARTAPRPKGAERRKMWEQVRELRKEYRKRERALTGTVLHRARIVMSTCHGAGSRQLQSTQFDYVVIDEACQALEATCWTAILKLTEHGRLFLAGDHLQLPPTVKATAPVQEKVSEKEKEMALRPPASLETTLFDRLLEMYGDGCKALLSMQYRMNTEIMAFPNEALYESRLTAHESNASIRMHDLESVAQPNEGEEDDELWTAPLVFYDTTGTGMLERVADEDESQGSLLQSTSRCNENEAMLVERHIALLVEHGVPLSSIAVLSPYASQVDLLSTQLRRVYGPEIEVGTVDGMQGREKEVVIISLVRSNEAHEIGFLSEKRRMNVAMTRAKRQLVVVGDADTIVGSSQDNSVSRTYLRAWIEHLHSNALVEMNPT
- a CDS encoding uncharacterized protein (COG:C; EggNog:ENOG503NTWE) produces the protein MAKSPLSVPTPTPLTPEFTLTNYAQFFAAGGLCATLTHGALTPVDVVKTRLQLEPAGSKENMMSMARNIVSKEGPSGLLTGFGPTAVGYLIQGGTKFMGYEFFKKHAIDALGSYEAAKEYRQLVYMGSASAAEVIATTLLTPLEAARIRLVSERGYARGLIGAITRMWSEEGLRGFYAGYVPILFKQVPFSIGQFYTNEMCHNYVNAHVAKETIKSWGKPGEVAVQLGCGIVAGAAAAVLSHPADTLLSKVNKGGGGSGSVMSKLITLAGQTGFTGLWAGLGTRVAMTAALVSGQFLIYAQTKQAFGAPKGIEIS